The Brassica oleracea var. oleracea cultivar TO1000 chromosome C6, BOL, whole genome shotgun sequence genome includes a region encoding these proteins:
- the LOC106299041 gene encoding uncharacterized protein LOC106299041, producing MGGTDILTNFSERSSSSSCSSSSSSEEDNADDDDDDGCVDDWETLADALEAEKENEKEKLLHESIKKQENVAHSASSVGVGDAASRAWRQDDDHRPQGLPNLAKHLSFPELDKRFSTVSIPSSCPICYEDLHFTDSCFLPCPCGFRLCLFCHKTISDGDGRCPGCRKPYERIIAETSLENGGLTVRLTRSSSMFCRF from the coding sequence ATGGGAGGTACTGATATACTCACTAACTTCAGTGAGAGAAGTAGCAGTAGTAGTTGTAGTAGTAGCAGCAGCTCTGAAGAGGACAATGCAGATGATGATGATGATGATGGGTGTGTAGATGATTGGGAAACTCTCGCTGATGCATTAGAAGCTGAGAAGGAGAATGAGAAAGAGAAACTCCTTCATGAGTCAATCAAGAAGCAAGAGAATGTTGCACATTCAGCTTCTAGTGTGGGTGTTGGAGATGCAGCATCACGAGCTTGGAGACAAGATGATGATCATCGTCCTCAGGGTTTACCTAATCTGGCCAAGCATCTTAGTTTTCCGGAGCTTGACAAGCGTTTCAGCACTGTGTCGATACCCTCTTCATGTCCTATTTGTTATGAAGACTTGCACTTTACGGATTCATGTTTCCTCCCATGTCCGTGCGGGTTCAGGCTCTGTCTTTTCTGCCACAAGACTATTAGCGATGGAGATGGGCGTTGTCCTGGATGCAGGAAACCATATGAACGGATCATAGCTGAGACTAGTCTTGAAAATGGTGGTTTAACAGTTCGGTTGACTCGTTCCTCTAGCATGTTTTGCAGGTTTTAG
- the LOC106299042 gene encoding uncharacterized protein LOC106299042 encodes MIVKANAGTVTNFEVLDLLNSKGASKDTTRVMGLKDKVSSSEYKVYDYLMETAASTQTRESVTKFSDKCKDFKLVKAEILNIINLRPSSDVELTPIIEKPDEREIDTEGILELVQQLLPPLPTLESEQEETENAEQEETAV; translated from the exons ATGAT AGTGAAGGCAAACGCAGGTACAGTAACAAACTTCGAGGTGCTTGATTTGCTTAACTCAAAAGGTGCATCAAAGGATACTACAAGAGTTATGGGCCTTAAGGATAAAGTTTCTAGCTCAGAGTACAAG GTCTATGATTATTTGATGGAGACTGCTGCTTCCACTCAGACGCGAGAGAGTGTTACCAAATTCTCTGACAAGTGCAAAGATTTTAAGCTTGTTAAAGCTGAGATTCTCAATATCATCAATCTCAGGCCATCTTCTGATGTTGAATTGACGCCG ATCATAGAGAAGCCTGATGAACGTGAAATCGACACAGAAGGGATACTAGAGCTCGTGCAGCAGCTGCTACCGCCTCTTCCTACACTGGAAAGCGAACAAGAGGAAACAGAGAACGCTGAACAAGAGGAAACTGCAGTTTAA